One genomic segment of Pseudomonas fortuita includes these proteins:
- a CDS encoding sigma-70 family RNA polymerase sigma factor codes for MTQTVSGHKGFLDHYHELIGTWTRKLRSRQQAEDLAHDAFVRVLENPREQVEQPRAYLHQTARNLAVDGLRREDRRQALALEAIDNGTTGSDDPEAYVHALELADSVERALAELPLNCRQVFIWQKLEGLTQAEIAERMGLSKNMVEKYMIRTLRHLREHLDVSA; via the coding sequence ATGACCCAGACCGTGTCCGGACACAAAGGCTTCCTCGATCATTATCATGAGCTGATCGGCACCTGGACGCGCAAACTGCGCAGTCGTCAGCAGGCCGAGGACCTCGCCCACGATGCCTTTGTCCGGGTATTGGAAAACCCGCGCGAGCAGGTCGAGCAGCCGCGCGCCTACCTGCACCAGACCGCACGCAACCTGGCCGTAGATGGCTTGCGCCGCGAAGACCGCCGCCAGGCGCTGGCGCTGGAAGCCATCGACAATGGCACCACCGGCAGCGATGACCCGGAGGCCTATGTGCATGCGCTGGAACTGGCCGACAGCGTCGAGCGGGCGCTGGCCGAGTTACCGCTGAACTGCCGCCAGGTGTTCATCTGGCAGAAGCTCGAGGGCCTGACCCAGGCCGAGATCGCCGAGCGCATGGGGTTGAGCAAGAACATGGTCGAAAAGTATATGATCCGCACGCTCCGGCATTTGCGTGAGCACCTGGATGTGTCGGCATGA
- a CDS encoding ABC transporter permease, producing MAKRYGKGLLGCATVLVILALLVHWIGIDTIARYRDDLGFYLQAHLVLVLASMAAALAVGIPAGIALSRPHRVDKAERFMQFFNVGNTIPPLAVLAIALSILGIGAGPAIFALFLASLLPIVRNTYEGLKNVPASLKEAATGIGMTPRQQLWQVELPNAVPIIVGGVRVALALNVGTAPLAFLIGANSLGSLIFPGIALNNQPQLLLGAACTALLALVLDAAVSFSSKRWLERGLAQQG from the coding sequence GTGGCTAAACGCTACGGTAAAGGGCTGTTGGGATGCGCCACCGTGCTCGTCATCCTGGCCCTGCTGGTCCACTGGATCGGCATCGACACGATCGCGCGTTACCGCGACGATCTTGGGTTCTACCTGCAAGCGCACCTGGTTCTGGTGCTGGCTTCGATGGCGGCGGCGCTGGCCGTGGGCATCCCGGCTGGCATTGCCCTCAGTCGACCGCACCGGGTCGACAAAGCCGAACGCTTCATGCAATTTTTCAACGTTGGCAACACCATCCCTCCCCTGGCCGTTCTGGCCATCGCGCTCAGTATCCTGGGCATAGGCGCCGGGCCTGCGATCTTCGCGCTGTTCCTCGCCTCCCTCCTGCCCATCGTGCGCAACACCTACGAGGGCCTGAAAAACGTCCCCGCCTCGCTCAAGGAAGCCGCTACCGGCATCGGCATGACCCCGCGCCAGCAACTCTGGCAGGTGGAGCTACCGAATGCCGTGCCGATCATCGTCGGGGGTGTACGTGTGGCCCTGGCATTGAACGTGGGCACCGCGCCACTGGCATTCCTGATCGGCGCCAACAGCCTGGGCAGCCTGATCTTCCCCGGCATCGCCCTGAACAACCAGCCACAGCTGCTGCTGGGTGCCGCCTGCACCGCACTGCTGGCGCTGGTGCTGGACGCGGCGGTGAGTTTCTCCAGCAAGCGCTGGCTGGAACGTGGCCTGGCCCAACAAGGATAG
- a CDS encoding TonB-dependent siderophore receptor, whose translation MNNNKPLVRLRALSLALAVSAVTVNSQAAEAGKTLQIQAQPLGSALNQLGQQTNLQLFFSPELVAGKQAPAVSGNLAPVQALQQLLQGSGLTFEMSQDTVVVKPLPTALDLGSGSLELAPTDIKVVGDWLGDAQQSVVQNHPGARTVVRREAMVEQGAMSVRDVLRGIPGVQVQDSNGTGGSDLSLNVGVRGLTSRLSPRSTVLIDGIPAAFAPYGQPQLSMAPISSGNLDSIDVVRGAGSVRYGPQNVGGVINFVTRAIPEKASAELSTTLETSQHGGWKHTESAFVGGTADNGMGVALLYTGVNGNGYRESNNGNDIDDVILKTHWAPTDVDEFWLNFHYYDGRADMPGGLTQAQYDSNPYQSLRDYDYFAGRRKDVSFKWQRQLDDATQFEVLTYYTDSFRGSAIASRDMKTLSSYPRNYHTFAIEPRVSRIFFAGPTTQEVSVGYRYLKEAMREQSTRLALIDNVPTVTPTSDGHVFQDRSGGTEASAYYIDDKIDVGNWTITPGIRFEHINTDWRDRPVLDANNRPVAEKKRSITSNEPLPALSVMYHISDAWKVFANYETSFGSLQYFQLGQGGTGNSTANGLEPEKAKTYEIGTRYDNGGFAGELTAFYIDFDDELQYISNDVGWTNLGATKHQGIEASLRYDLAGLDPRLEGLSVNGGYTFTRATYEGEIPGFKGRDLPFYSRQVATAGVRYAVNRWTWNLDAYAQSRQRAPGTGINADGSFNGDYITEPSADGQYGDIPGYVTWHARGGYEFGPEMSNLKLAAGVKNLFDKQYFTRSSDNNAGLYVGEPRTFYVQASVGF comes from the coding sequence GTGAACAACAACAAGCCTTTAGTACGCTTGCGCGCCCTGTCGCTGGCCTTGGCGGTCAGCGCCGTGACTGTCAACAGCCAGGCCGCAGAGGCGGGCAAAACCCTCCAGATCCAGGCCCAACCGCTGGGTTCGGCACTGAACCAGCTCGGCCAGCAAACCAACCTGCAGCTGTTCTTCAGCCCCGAGCTGGTGGCGGGCAAACAGGCCCCGGCGGTGTCCGGCAACCTGGCGCCGGTGCAGGCGTTGCAACAGTTGCTGCAAGGCAGCGGGCTGACCTTCGAGATGTCCCAGGACACCGTGGTGGTAAAGCCGCTGCCGACGGCCCTCGACCTGGGCAGCGGCAGCCTGGAGCTGGCGCCCACCGACATCAAGGTGGTCGGTGACTGGTTGGGCGATGCCCAGCAAAGCGTGGTGCAGAACCACCCCGGCGCCCGCACCGTGGTGCGCCGCGAGGCAATGGTTGAGCAGGGCGCGATGAGCGTGCGCGACGTACTGCGTGGCATCCCGGGTGTACAGGTGCAGGACTCCAACGGCACCGGCGGCAGCGACCTGTCGCTGAACGTGGGCGTACGCGGCCTCACCTCGCGCCTGTCGCCACGCTCCACCGTATTGATCGACGGCATCCCGGCCGCCTTCGCGCCGTATGGCCAGCCACAGCTGTCGATGGCGCCGATTTCCTCAGGCAACCTGGACAGCATCGATGTGGTGCGTGGTGCCGGTTCGGTGCGCTATGGCCCGCAGAACGTGGGTGGGGTGATCAATTTCGTCACCCGGGCGATTCCGGAAAAGGCCTCGGCGGAACTGTCCACCACCCTTGAAACCTCCCAGCACGGCGGCTGGAAGCACACCGAGTCGGCCTTCGTCGGCGGCACGGCGGACAACGGCATGGGCGTGGCGCTGCTGTACACCGGGGTGAACGGCAACGGTTACCGTGAAAGCAATAATGGCAACGACATCGACGACGTCATCCTCAAGACCCACTGGGCGCCCACCGATGTCGATGAGTTCTGGCTCAACTTCCATTATTACGATGGCCGTGCCGACATGCCCGGCGGCCTGACCCAGGCGCAGTACGACAGCAACCCTTATCAGTCGCTGCGCGACTACGACTACTTCGCCGGCAGGCGCAAGGATGTGTCGTTCAAGTGGCAACGCCAGCTCGACGATGCCACCCAGTTCGAAGTACTGACGTATTACACCGACAGCTTCCGCGGCAGCGCCATCGCCTCGCGTGACATGAAGACCCTGTCCTCTTACCCGCGCAACTACCACACCTTCGCCATCGAGCCACGGGTGTCGCGCATCTTCTTTGCCGGCCCCACCACTCAGGAAGTCAGCGTGGGCTATCGCTACCTGAAGGAAGCGATGCGCGAACAGTCGACCCGCCTGGCGCTGATCGACAACGTGCCGACCGTGACCCCGACCTCTGACGGCCATGTGTTCCAGGACCGCAGCGGCGGCACGGAGGCCAGCGCGTACTACATCGACGACAAGATCGATGTGGGCAACTGGACCATCACGCCGGGCATCCGCTTCGAGCACATCAATACTGACTGGCGCGACCGCCCGGTGCTGGATGCCAACAACCGCCCGGTGGCGGAGAAGAAGCGCAGCATCACCAGTAACGAGCCACTGCCGGCCCTGAGCGTGATGTACCACATCTCCGACGCGTGGAAAGTGTTCGCCAACTACGAAACCTCGTTCGGGAGTTTGCAGTACTTCCAGCTGGGCCAAGGCGGTACTGGCAACAGCACGGCCAATGGCCTGGAGCCGGAAAAGGCCAAGACCTACGAAATCGGCACGCGTTATGACAATGGCGGTTTCGCGGGTGAACTGACCGCGTTCTACATCGACTTTGATGACGAACTGCAGTACATCAGCAACGACGTAGGCTGGACCAACCTCGGGGCGACCAAGCACCAGGGTATCGAGGCTTCGTTGCGTTATGACCTGGCTGGGCTGGACCCGCGCCTGGAAGGGCTTTCGGTGAATGGTGGTTACACCTTTACCCGGGCCACGTATGAAGGTGAAATCCCGGGCTTCAAGGGCCGTGACCTACCGTTCTATTCACGTCAGGTGGCCACCGCCGGCGTGCGTTACGCGGTTAACCGCTGGACCTGGAACCTGGACGCCTATGCCCAATCCAGGCAGCGCGCACCGGGGACCGGGATCAATGCCGATGGCAGCTTCAACGGCGACTACATCACCGAGCCGAGTGCGGATGGGCAGTATGGTGATATCCCGGGTTACGTGACCTGGCATGCCCGTGGCGGGTATGAGTTCGGGCCAGAGATGTCCAACCTGAAGCTGGCGGCGGGGGTGAAGAACCTGTTCGACAAGCAGTATTTCACCCGCTCCAGCGACAACAACGCCGGCCTCTATGTAGGTGAGCCGCGGACCTTTTATGTGCAGGCCAGCGTAGGGTTCTGA
- a CDS encoding peptide chain release factor 3 produces MTNQAAEVAKRRTFAIISHPDAGKTTITEKLLLMGKAIAVAGTVKSRKSDRHATSDWMEMEKQRGISITTSVMQFPYREHMINLLDTPGHEDFSEDTYRTLTAVDSALMVLDGGKGVEPRTIALMDVCRLRDTPIVSFINKLDRDIRDPIELLDEIEAVLKIKAAPITWPIGCYRDFKGVYHLRGDYIIVYTPGHGHERTEVKIIEKLDSDEARAHLGDEYDRFLEQLELVQGACHEFDQDEFINGQLTPVFFGTALGNFGVDHVLDAVVDWAPRPLARVAHERTVEPVEEKFTGFVFKIQANMDPKHRDRIAFMRICSGKYEKGMKMRHVRTGKDLRIGDALTFFSSEREQLDEAFAGDIIGLHNHGTIQIGDTFTEGEALGFTGIPHFAPELFRRVRLKDPLKSKQLRQGLQQLAEEGATQVFFPERSNDIILGAVGVLQFDVVASRLKEEYKVECAYEPITVWSARWISCDDKKKLEEFQTKAMENLAIDGGGHLTYLAPTRVNLALMEERWPDVKFRATREHH; encoded by the coding sequence ATGACCAACCAGGCCGCCGAAGTCGCGAAGCGCCGCACTTTCGCAATCATTTCCCACCCCGACGCCGGTAAGACCACCATCACCGAGAAGCTGCTGCTGATGGGTAAGGCCATTGCCGTCGCCGGTACCGTGAAGTCGCGCAAGTCCGACCGCCACGCCACTTCCGACTGGATGGAAATGGAGAAGCAGCGCGGCATCTCGATTACCACCTCGGTGATGCAGTTCCCGTACCGCGAGCACATGATCAACCTGCTCGACACCCCCGGCCACGAAGACTTCTCGGAAGACACCTACCGCACCCTGACCGCGGTGGACTCGGCGCTGATGGTGCTCGACGGCGGTAAAGGTGTAGAGCCGCGTACCATCGCCCTGATGGACGTCTGCCGCCTGCGTGATACGCCCATTGTCAGCTTTATCAACAAACTCGACCGTGACATCCGCGACCCGATCGAACTGCTCGACGAGATCGAAGCGGTTCTGAAGATCAAGGCTGCGCCGATCACCTGGCCGATTGGTTGCTACCGCGACTTCAAGGGCGTGTACCACCTGCGCGGTGACTACATCATTGTCTACACCCCGGGCCACGGCCATGAGCGTACCGAGGTGAAGATCATCGAGAAGCTCGACTCCGATGAAGCCCGCGCGCACCTGGGTGACGAATATGATCGCTTCCTCGAGCAGCTTGAGCTGGTACAGGGTGCATGCCATGAGTTCGACCAGGACGAATTCATCAACGGCCAACTGACGCCCGTGTTCTTTGGTACGGCGCTGGGCAACTTCGGTGTCGACCATGTGCTCGATGCCGTAGTCGACTGGGCGCCGCGGCCGCTGGCCCGGGTCGCCCACGAGCGTACCGTGGAGCCGGTGGAAGAAAAGTTCACAGGTTTCGTGTTCAAGATCCAGGCGAACATGGACCCGAAACACCGTGACCGTATCGCCTTCATGCGCATCTGTTCGGGCAAGTACGAAAAGGGCATGAAGATGCGCCACGTGCGTACCGGCAAGGACCTGCGCATCGGTGATGCGCTGACCTTCTTCTCCTCTGAGCGCGAGCAGCTGGATGAGGCCTTTGCCGGCGACATCATCGGCCTGCACAACCACGGTACCATCCAGATTGGCGACACCTTCACCGAAGGTGAGGCGCTGGGCTTCACGGGGATTCCGCACTTTGCCCCGGAACTGTTCCGCCGCGTGCGCCTGAAGGACCCGCTCAAGTCCAAGCAGCTTCGCCAGGGCCTGCAGCAGCTGGCCGAAGAAGGCGCGACCCAGGTGTTCTTCCCCGAGCGCAGCAACGACATCATCCTCGGTGCGGTGGGTGTGCTGCAGTTCGATGTGGTCGCCAGCCGCCTGAAGGAAGAGTACAAAGTCGAATGCGCCTACGAGCCGATCACCGTGTGGTCGGCGCGCTGGATCAGCTGTGACGACAAGAAGAAGCTCGAGGAATTCCAGACCAAGGCCATGGAAAACCTGGCTATCGACGGTGGCGGGCACCTGACCTACCTGGCGCCGACCCGGGTCAACCTGGCGCTGATGGAAGAGCGCTGGCCGGATGTGAAATTCCGCGCGACCCGCGAACACCATTAA
- a CDS encoding glycine betaine ABC transporter substrate-binding protein translates to MNKRIALLLGAALLFAGFAQAAEKPLVRIGARVFTEQTVLAEITAQYLRANGFDVRVTTGLGSNIARQAQETGQLDLMWEYTGVSLVSYNHIDERMPSAEATFARVKELDAKKDLIWLTPSKFSNTYALGLPKQVADAYPQVNTISDLNQVLRDESPRNHLVALDTEFANRPDGLVGLREMYGLPLDRRNIRQMDGGLVYTAMRNNQVFAGLVYTTDGRLSAFNLKLLEDDKHYFPDYTAAPVVRKAVLDANPQLAALLKPLAEQLDDETMRQLNAKVDVQHQNPSTVAATFLREHPLNSEGQP, encoded by the coding sequence ATGAACAAGAGAATCGCCTTGCTGCTGGGCGCGGCCCTGCTGTTCGCAGGATTTGCCCAGGCAGCGGAAAAACCGCTGGTGCGCATCGGCGCGCGGGTGTTCACCGAGCAGACTGTGCTCGCCGAAATCACTGCGCAATACCTGCGCGCCAATGGCTTTGACGTGCGCGTCACCACCGGCCTTGGCAGTAACATCGCGCGCCAGGCCCAGGAAACCGGTCAGCTTGATCTGATGTGGGAATACACCGGTGTTTCGCTGGTGTCTTACAACCACATCGACGAGCGCATGCCCAGTGCCGAAGCCACCTTCGCCAGGGTCAAAGAGCTGGATGCAAAGAAGGACCTGATCTGGCTGACCCCGTCGAAGTTCAGCAACACCTACGCACTGGGCCTGCCCAAGCAAGTGGCCGACGCCTACCCGCAGGTCAACACCATCAGCGACCTCAACCAGGTACTGCGTGACGAAAGCCCGCGCAACCACCTGGTGGCGCTGGACACCGAGTTCGCCAACCGTCCCGACGGCCTGGTTGGCCTGCGCGAGATGTACGGCTTGCCGCTGGACCGGCGCAACATCCGCCAGATGGACGGTGGCCTGGTGTACACCGCCATGCGCAATAACCAGGTGTTCGCCGGTTTGGTGTACACCACCGATGGCCGCCTGAGTGCGTTCAACCTCAAGCTGCTGGAAGACGACAAGCACTACTTCCCCGACTACACCGCCGCGCCTGTGGTGCGCAAAGCCGTGCTCGACGCCAACCCGCAACTGGCCGCCCTGCTCAAGCCACTGGCCGAGCAACTGGACGACGAAACCATGCGCCAGCTCAACGCCAAGGTTGACGTCCAGCACCAGAACCCGAGCACCGTGGCCGCCACCTTCCTGCGCGAGCACCCACTGAACAGCGAGGGCCAGCCATGA
- a CDS encoding FecR family protein gives MKQHGTDTVREQAAAWFARVQDAPRDAGLQKQLRAWLASDERHRQEYQHLSRVWQAANFIPRQRLEALCQPDPVQQLPRRRFMRQALAASVAVLALGLGWGGWHYQQLNHQASVQTAFNERRQVELPDGSQLELNGSTQLQVEFSAGQRHIRLNAGEVMFSVAHDSARPFVVDTAQGRVTVTGTRFDVRLDPASTRVAVEQGSVRVQGKGAALAQLAAGQGSHIDAQGAVTAPYAVNTAAVTAWRQGKLVFDNATLAEVVAEASRYRSQPLRVAPGKVAQMRLSSTFSTDDTDALLRALPSILPVAIKAHEDGSREIIAK, from the coding sequence ATGAAACAGCACGGTACTGATACCGTCCGCGAGCAGGCGGCCGCATGGTTTGCCCGCGTGCAGGATGCGCCTCGGGATGCCGGGCTGCAAAAACAGTTGCGCGCCTGGTTGGCCAGCGACGAGCGCCACCGTCAGGAGTACCAGCACCTCAGCCGTGTGTGGCAGGCCGCCAACTTCATTCCACGCCAACGCCTTGAAGCGTTGTGCCAACCGGACCCGGTGCAGCAGTTGCCACGTCGGCGTTTCATGCGTCAGGCCCTGGCCGCCAGTGTGGCGGTGTTGGCACTGGGGCTGGGCTGGGGCGGCTGGCACTATCAACAACTGAATCACCAAGCCAGCGTGCAGACTGCCTTCAATGAGCGCCGCCAGGTCGAATTGCCGGATGGCTCGCAACTGGAGCTCAATGGCAGTACACAGTTGCAGGTCGAGTTCAGCGCTGGCCAGCGGCATATCCGCCTGAATGCCGGCGAGGTGATGTTCAGCGTCGCCCACGACAGTGCCAGGCCGTTTGTGGTGGACACAGCTCAAGGCCGTGTGACCGTGACCGGTACCCGCTTTGATGTGCGTCTGGACCCGGCCAGTACCCGTGTCGCGGTAGAGCAGGGTTCGGTGCGTGTGCAGGGCAAGGGCGCCGCCCTGGCGCAGCTTGCGGCTGGCCAGGGTTCGCACATAGATGCACAAGGCGCGGTGACCGCCCCCTACGCAGTCAATACGGCTGCCGTCACAGCGTGGCGCCAGGGCAAGCTGGTGTTCGACAACGCCACCCTCGCCGAAGTGGTGGCCGAAGCATCGCGCTACCGTAGCCAGCCGTTGCGCGTTGCCCCCGGTAAAGTCGCCCAGATGCGCCTTTCGAGTACCTTCAGCACCGACGACACCGACGCACTGTTGCGGGCCTTGCCGAGCATCCTGCCGGTGGCCATCAAGGCCCATGAAGATGGCTCCCGCGAAATAATCGCGAAATAG
- a CDS encoding ABC transporter permease, with amino-acid sequence MNLIDTFSHLDWAQVLQLTWQHIMLVGVAVSLAILVGVPLGILMTRFPAVAGPLQASATVLLTIPSIALFGLLLPFYSKFGQGLGPLPAITAVFLYSLLPIMRNTYLALTNVEPGIREAARGIGMTFGQRLRMVELPIAVPVILAGVRTAVVMNIGVMTIAATIGAGGLGVLILTSISRSDMSMLLVGAVLVSLLAIIADLLLQTLQRALTPEGLRS; translated from the coding sequence ATGAACCTGATCGATACCTTCAGCCACCTGGACTGGGCCCAGGTGCTGCAACTGACCTGGCAGCACATCATGCTGGTGGGCGTTGCAGTGAGCCTGGCCATCCTCGTCGGCGTACCGTTGGGCATCTTGATGACCCGCTTCCCGGCTGTTGCCGGGCCGCTGCAAGCCAGCGCCACGGTGCTGCTTACCATCCCGTCGATTGCCCTGTTCGGCCTGCTGCTGCCGTTCTACTCCAAGTTCGGCCAAGGCCTGGGTCCACTACCCGCGATCACTGCAGTGTTCCTGTACTCGCTGCTGCCGATCATGCGAAATACCTACCTGGCCCTGACCAATGTCGAGCCCGGTATCCGGGAAGCCGCACGCGGCATTGGCATGACCTTCGGCCAACGCCTGCGCATGGTCGAGCTGCCTATCGCGGTACCGGTAATCCTCGCCGGTGTACGCACTGCCGTAGTCATGAACATCGGCGTTATGACCATTGCCGCCACCATCGGCGCCGGCGGCCTGGGCGTACTCATTCTTACCTCCATCAGCCGCAGCGACATGTCGATGCTGCTGGTCGGCGCCGTACTGGTCAGCCTGCTGGCGATCATCGCCGACCTGCTGCTGCAAACCCTGCAACGTGCCCTGACTCCAGAAGGACTGCGCTCATGA
- a CDS encoding osmoprotectant ABC transporter ATP-binding protein OsmV, protein MIELKNLSKTFNVNGKDVKAVDSVNLTVNEGEICVFLGPSGCGKSTTLKMINRLITPTSGQVFINGEDTTGLDEVTLRRRIGYVIQQIGLFPNMTIEENITVVPRLLGWDKQKCHERARELMHMIKLEPKQYLQRYPRELSGGQQQRIGVIRALAAEAPVLLMDEPFGAVDPINREMIQNEFFEMQRALNKTVIMVSHDIDEAIKLGDKIAIFRAGKLLQLDHPDTLLAHPADDFVSNFVGQDSTLKRLLLVRAEDAADNAPSVSPETPVSDALELLDEHDRRYVVVTDAQNKALGYVRRRDMHRQQGTCGDFLRSFNATASHDEHLRILLSRMYEFNRAWLPVLDAEQVFLGEVTQESIAAYLSSGRSRGAKTSIVSPAEAVVS, encoded by the coding sequence ATGATCGAACTGAAGAACCTCAGCAAAACCTTCAACGTCAACGGCAAGGACGTCAAAGCCGTCGACTCGGTGAACCTCACCGTCAATGAAGGCGAAATCTGCGTGTTCCTCGGCCCCTCGGGCTGCGGCAAGAGCACCACGCTGAAAATGATCAACCGCCTGATCACCCCTACCTCCGGCCAGGTGTTCATCAACGGCGAAGACACTACCGGGCTGGACGAGGTCACCCTGCGCCGCCGCATTGGTTACGTGATCCAGCAGATTGGCCTGTTCCCCAACATGACCATCGAGGAGAACATCACCGTGGTCCCGCGCCTGCTCGGCTGGGACAAGCAAAAGTGCCACGAGCGGGCGCGTGAGCTGATGCACATGATCAAGCTCGAACCCAAGCAGTACCTGCAGCGCTACCCGCGCGAGCTGTCCGGTGGCCAGCAGCAGCGGATCGGCGTGATCCGTGCCTTGGCGGCCGAAGCACCGGTATTGCTGATGGACGAGCCGTTCGGCGCGGTCGACCCGATCAACCGCGAAATGATCCAGAACGAGTTCTTCGAGATGCAGCGGGCGCTGAACAAGACCGTGATCATGGTCAGCCACGACATTGACGAGGCCATCAAGCTGGGCGACAAGATTGCCATCTTCCGCGCCGGCAAACTGTTGCAGCTGGACCACCCCGACACCTTGCTGGCGCACCCGGCGGACGACTTCGTGAGCAACTTCGTTGGCCAGGACAGCACCCTCAAACGCCTGCTGCTGGTACGCGCCGAGGATGCAGCGGACAACGCGCCATCGGTGAGCCCGGAAACGCCCGTGAGCGATGCGCTCGAGCTGCTGGATGAGCACGACCGCCGCTATGTCGTGGTGACCGATGCACAGAACAAGGCACTGGGCTATGTGCGCCGACGTGACATGCACCGCCAGCAAGGGACGTGTGGCGACTTCCTGCGTTCGTTCAATGCCACGGCGTCGCACGATGAACATTTGCGCATCCTGCTGTCGCGCATGTACGAGTTCAACCGGGCGTGGTTGCCGGTGCTGGATGCCGAGCAGGTGTTTTTGGGCGAGGTGACGCAGGAGTCGATTGCGGCGTACCTGAGTTCGGGCAGATCGCGCGGGGCCAAGACCAGCATCGTCTCGCCAGCCGAAGCGGTGGTTTCGTAG